A portion of the Jaculus jaculus isolate mJacJac1 chromosome 5, mJacJac1.mat.Y.cur, whole genome shotgun sequence genome contains these proteins:
- the Dnmt3a gene encoding DNA (cytosine-5)-methyltransferase 3A isoform X2: protein MNAVEENQGSGESQKVEEASPPAVQQPTDPASPTVATTPEPVGADAGDKNATKAADDEPEYEDGRGFGIGELVWGKLRGFSWWPGRIVSWWMTGRSRAAEGTRWVMWFGDGKFSVVCVEKLMPLSSFCSAFHQATYNKQPMYRKAIYEVLQVASSRAGKLFPACHDSDESDTAKAVEVQNKQMIEWALGGFQPSGPKGLEPPEEEKNPYKEVYTDMWVEPEAAAYAPPPPAKKPRKSTTEKPKVKEIIDERTRERLVYEVRQKCRNIEDICISCGSLNVSLEHPLFIGGMCQNCKNCFLECAYQYDDDGYQSYCTICCGGREVLMCGNNNCCRCFCVECVDLLVGPGAAQAAIKEDPWNCYMCGHKGTYGLLRRREDWPSRLQMFFANNHDQEFDPPKVYPPVPAEKRKPIRVLSLFDGIATGLLVLKDLGIQVDRYIASEVCEDSITVGMVRHQGKIMYVGDVRSVTQKHIQEWGPFDLVIGGSPCNDLSIVNPARKGLYEGTGRLFFEFYRLLHDARPKEGDDRPFFWLFENVVAMGVSDKRDISRFLESNPVMIDAKEVSAAHRARYFWGNLPGMNRPLASTVNDKLELQECLEHGRIAKFSKVRTITTRSNSIKQGKDQHFPVFMNEKEDILWCTEMERVFGFPVHYTDVSNMSRLARQRLLGRSWSVPVIRHLFAPLKEYFACV from the exons ATGAATGCTGTGGAAGAAAATCAGGGGTCTGGAGAGTCTCAGAAGGTGGAGGAGGCTAGCCCTCCTGCTGTGCAGCAGCCCACTGACCCTGCATCCCCTACTGTGGCCACCACACCTGAGCCTGTAGGTGCTGATGCTGGGGACAAGAATGCCACCAAAGCAGCTGATGATGAGCCTGAGTATGAG GATGGCCGGGGCTTTGGCATTGGGGAGCTGGTATGGGGGAAACTGCGGGGCTTCTCCTGGTGGCCAGGCCGAATTGTGTCTTGGTGGATGACTGGCCGGAGCCGAGCAGCTGAAGGCACCCGCTGGGTCATGTGGTTTGGAGACGGCAAATTCTCAGTG GTGTGTGTGGAAAAGCTGATGCCACTGAGCTCCTTCTGCAGTGCATTCCACCAGGCCACTTACAACAAGCAGCCCATGTACCGCAAAGCCATCTATGAAGTCTTACAG GTGGCCAGTAGCCGTGCAGGGAAGCTGTTCCCAGCCTGTCATGATAGTGACGAGAGTGACACTGCCAAGGCTGTGGAGGTGCAGAACAAGCAGATGATTGAATGGGCCCTTGGGGGGTTCCAGCCTTCTGGTCCCAAGGGCCTGGAACCACCAGAAG AGGAGAAGAATCCCTACAAGGAAGTTTACACAGACATGTGGGTTGAGCCTGAGGCAGCTGCCtatgccccacccccaccagccaAAAAGCCCAGAAAGAGCACAACAGAGAAGCCCAAGGTCAAGGAGATTATCGATGAACGCACAAGAG AGCGGCTGGTGTACGAGGTGAGGCAAAAGTGCCGGAACATTGAGG ACATTTGCATCTCATGCGGGAGCCTCAATGTCTCTTTGGAGCACCCACTCTTCATTGGTGGAATGTGTCAGAACTGCAAG AATTGCTTCTTGGAGTGTGCATACCAATACGATGATGATGGCTATCAGTCCTATTGTACCATCTGCTGTGGGGGGCGTGAAGTGCTCATGTGCGGGAATAACAACTGCTGCAG GTGTTTTTGTGTCGAGTGTGTGGATCTTCTGGTGGGTCCAGGAGCTGCCCAAGCAGCCATTAAGGAAGACCCCTGGAACTGCTACATGTGTGGGCATAAGGGCACCTATGGGCTGCTACGGCGGCGGGAAGACTGGCCTTCTCGACTGCAGATGTTCTTCGCCAATAACCATGACCAGGAATTT GACCCTCCAAAGGTTTACCCACCTGTCCCAGCGGAGAAGAGGAAGCCCATTCGGGTGTTGTCTCTCTTTGATGGAATTGCTACAG GACTCCTGGTGCTGAAGGACCTGGGCATCCAAGTGGATCGCTACATTGCCTCGGAGGTGTGTGAAGATTCAATCACAGTGGGCATGGTGCGGCACCAGGGGAAGATCATGTACGTCGGGGACGTCCGCAGCGTCACACAGAAGCAT ATCCAGGAGTGGGGCCCATTCGATCTGGTGATTGGGGGCAGCCCCTGCAATGATCTCTCCATCGTCAACCCTGCCCGCAAGGGTCTCTACG AGGGCACTGGCCGGCTGTTCTTTGAGTTCTACCGCCTCCTGCATGATGCACGGCCCAAGGAAGGAGATGATCGCCCCTTCTTCTGGCTCTTTGAGAATGTGGTGGCCATGGGTGTCAGTGACAAGAGGGACATCTCACGATTTCTTGAG TCCAACCCTGTGATGATTGATGCCAAAGAAGTGTCAGCTGCACACAGGGCTCGTTACTTCTGGGGTAACCTTCCTGGTATGAACAG GCCATTGGCATCCACTGTGAATGATAAGCTGGAACTGCAGGAATGTCTGGAACATGGCAGAATAGCCAAG TTCAGCAAAGTGAGGACCATTACCACCAGGTCAAACTCCATAAAGCAGGGCAAAGACCAACATTTCCCCGTCTTCATGAATGAAAAGGAGGACATCCTTTGGTGCACTGAAATGGAAAG GGTGTTTGGCTTCCCTGTCCACTACACGGACGTCTCCAACATGAGCCGCTTGGCGAGGCAGAGACTGCTGGGTCGGTCCTGGAGTGTGCCAGTAATCCGCCACCTCTTCGCTCCACTGAAGGAatattttgcttgtgtgtaa